The sequence below is a genomic window from Haloferax mediterranei ATCC 33500.
AGCGCGTTACTGTCCTACTCGAATTGTGGAATCACCGAATCGCCGTCGATGTCTGGACCGGTAGGTTCGGCAGGGCTTGATTGGTGTTCCTCGAAGAAAGCGACCGCGTAGGTGGTCTTGAACGCCGTCAGTAACATCTGCATCGCCAGTGAAAGGAGCGTAATGGCGGCGATTTCGACCGCCGAAAAACCCATCCCGGCAGGCATGCCTGCGGTCGCAGCCCCGCCCGTGCTCTGTATCGTTTGGAAGTCCTGAATCGTCCGGAAGAACACGAATCCCAAAACAGGCAGTGCAGTGATGATTCCGGCGACCACTTGGATAACCGAGTAGCCGAGCGTCGGCACGATATTCGACCAGACGAAGCGATAGCTTTGTTGGAACGACTCGATTGCACCGGCGTCGTTGACAACGACAGCGACCGGGAAGAACTGGATGAAGAACATGATGATGATGTATGCCAACACGAGCAGCCCGGCGAAGAGGAGAAGGACGATGACGCCGCCATTGAGGGCAAGGCCGCTGCCAGTGGCGGCAGCACTGATGCCGAGTGTAAACACGCCTGCGATAGCGAGGAAGATGAAGATGATGACGAAGGGGAGGGTGATACCCAACTCGACAACGTTCGCCAGCAAGAGCGGCACGTACTTCTCACGACCGACGTCGGTCAGTGTGGACAGCGAGGTCCGCGACGTGTCGCTTTCGACTGCCTCGTCGGCCATGCCGTAGATTCCAGCGATGATGAACGGCGTGATAAAGAACGTCAGCGCCTGCAACGCCAGCGGGAGGAGGGGGATTTGCGCCAACTGTGCGGCGGTCTGCGGGAGTACGACGAGACCGAGAATGAGTCCGCCGAGGAACAAGACCGGGTTCGTTCTGATACCTCGGAGGGCGGTTTGGAGGGACTTGATAGCAGCCATCATTCGACGTGTCGATGCGATAATACGTAAATGGGAGGGTTGTCATCGGTGAAAATCGGAATAAGCGTCGTCGAGTCCCGCGGTTAGCGGTCACGGAGTGGGACGGATACGAGAAACAAATCAATTAGATGACACACCGATGGGAGAGAAATAACTGACCAATATCAAATGGATAACGAACCGAGAGCAGAAACAGAGCAGAGAGAGGATAGAAAGACGACGGGGAGACGGACAGTCAAGCCGTCGGCGAAGATACCCGGAAAGCGGTGGCGAGTGCACCGAGCATGGCAATAGCGGCGAGGAACATCGAAAGCCGCCCGTCGATGGCTGTCTGCGTGAGAAGCCCGCTGCTCACGAGGAGCAAGACGGTTCCCACGCCGGCGAGCCGAACGTCCGCAGTCATACTCCGACGGCGGTCGTTCCGGTACTTATGACTTTTCGTCTGGGCCTGTAGTGACAACATGCCTCACCCCATCGTCCGCGACCGCGACCCACTTTAGCCGGCAGGGAGAACGACCGGGTATGACCGAAGCCGACGCGGCCGACCTGGCAGACCTCCGGGTCGTCGCAGACTACCAGTTTGGGGGCGGTGCGGGTGACGCGCTGTTCCCTGCCGACGCGGATATCGAACTCTCACGCTCGCGGAGCGGCCGCCCGCGACAGGTGTACGTCGAGGGCGACCGCGTCACCTCCTACGGAACCGACGGCCGCTTCACCCTCGGCATTGCCGGCGGGCGGCGACTCCGTGCCGAACTCGACGATGCGTACGTCGTCCGCGTGGGCGACGAGTCCATCCCGTTCGTTCGCGACGGCAAGAACGTCTTCGCGAAGTTCGTGACCGATGTGGACCCCGGCATCCGCCCGAGCGACGAGGTTTGCGTCGTCGGTCCCGACGGCAACCTCCTCGGCGTCGGGCGCGCGGAACTCTCTGCAGATGCCATGCTCGACTTCGAGACGGGGATGGCCGTGCGGGTCCGCGAAGGTGCGGGAAGCGAAGAATAGCGACGGGAAAATATCCCCAACCCCGGCGACTGCCGGAGTCGGAACCCGGTTTTACAGATACTGCGCTAGTCCGAGTGCTTCGACGAGCGGAACACCCGCAATCACGG
It includes:
- a CDS encoding DUF7847 domain-containing protein, encoding MAAIKSLQTALRGIRTNPVLFLGGLILGLVVLPQTAAQLAQIPLLPLALQALTFFITPFIIAGIYGMADEAVESDTSRTSLSTLTDVGREKYVPLLLANVVELGITLPFVIIFIFLAIAGVFTLGISAAATGSGLALNGGVIVLLLFAGLLVLAYIIIMFFIQFFPVAVVVNDAGAIESFQQSYRFVWSNIVPTLGYSVIQVVAGIITALPVLGFVFFRTIQDFQTIQSTGGAATAGMPAGMGFSAVEIAAITLLSLAMQMLLTAFKTTYAVAFFEEHQSSPAEPTGPDIDGDSVIPQFE
- a CDS encoding PUA domain-containing protein; the encoded protein is MTEADAADLADLRVVADYQFGGGAGDALFPADADIELSRSRSGRPRQVYVEGDRVTSYGTDGRFTLGIAGGRRLRAELDDAYVVRVGDESIPFVRDGKNVFAKFVTDVDPGIRPSDEVCVVGPDGNLLGVGRAELSADAMLDFETGMAVRVREGAGSEE